gttatcttttagagggttttccttccaggttcttttatttgcttttctttcttgcttattCTGCATCTCGGACCTTGTTTTCTATTAGTctttaggccactcgggagaaggtaaagcctaattagggataaggaatgaatgcgtgaatcggttttaagggttaggccactcgggagagggtaacgcttaatagaacaataaaagaaagaaatcattgGGTTAGTATGACTTAATGCCTCAATgcccatgctttagcaaacatctagaatgtaATCATAATGCATCTTAGTTATTGAGTCTTCGCAAAGGACATTTGGAAGATAGATAATTAAGGTAGATTTGTCATCATGAGGCATCAGGAGCAAGTAGATGGATAGATGTGGGGCAGaattagttcactggtattgataacagacaaatccagaTTCCATATATCTAGTCTAATTAGACTTCTCAGATTttagcgattttaatatatagattttattccctatttttattgttggttattcttagaagtagttattccttattttactGTTGGGTTTTAGGAGTAAGTATTTAGATTTAGTAGATTTAGATTTTATCTATTTGAATTTCgtagaagtagttatctttatcgcaatttaaatattttatcttctaattttatcttttaatcttatctttaaatcttttatcttatcttatccattatctttatcttttattttaaattttaaatttcttttatcttatcttatctattatctttatcttttattttaaatttcttataccTTGCTAGATTTAGATTATATTtactaaatttacaatttataaactaaaaagtATTTCACATAAGTGCAACAAAATCCCTGTGGTACGACACTCGGCTTATCGAGAAATTATTACTACGAGCGATTTGATACACTTGCCAAAGAGCTAACATAGCCTCCCAATAGATGGAGTTTAGTCTCTCATAACCATGAAAGGTTTTACACTTCAGGGACTAATGTAGATGAAAGAAAGGTTTGGAtgactaaaagaaaataaggGAAAAATGGCTAGAAAAGGAAGGTTTATCCTATTAGAGATACTGAGACTTTGAATATCTTCAATAGAGAACTTTGAGACTCGATGTGTGTTTCTCCTTTGCTTCCTACTGCCTTATAAGGTAGTTTAAAATTCACCCAACTTTGCGCTAAGCGGGCCTTTTGGGCTTAGCGAATATGATGATGAACACGCGTTTAGCGTGGAGTTTGCGTTAAACACGTCTTTGAACTTCTTTGTGGGTCTTCTTCACTCTAAGCCTGATCTGACCACTGAGCGAGGAGATGCGCTGAGCCTGTCTTGCGCACTAAGCGAGCTGTctcaatttttaactttttcttcaaagttttttctttacgtttttgtatcaattttcttcttttgaattttgttggtaaaaaattacaatgatattaatttcttcattatttcattaaaaacatcgtcaaagtgaagaaattgtaatcattcttagctaaaattgattattaatttaactCAAATTTCATAGTTATCATACACTTTATGTCCTATAaacttgtcattttaattttttttatgcagataaagaaaaactaataaataaataaataagtgataattttataaaattaatcttattatctttaattggattattaattttgttgctcataattagtatattaagggatataagtaaaaaaataataatttattttacataaaaaaagttgaaataatgattatttagactttttttacataataattattatgagacacagagaatattaattatttttttactctataagtattaataatatgaaatagaaactataaataatttaataatcatataattaatttttctaaaattattattattttatttgtttattaaatattttaaaaaaattacgatGGCAATTGCTATAAGACAGGAAGAGTATAAGTTATATAATACGGGTGTAATATAGGAGTAGCCGCAGTCAATAAATTTGACCTAGAGCTTCAACTCCGGCAGCATTTATTAACACATATACGAAATTATTCATCACTCAGATATGGAAAGAGATTTTCTGGCTTCACTAGATTGCCTACAGACAACAGTGCCTTAAATTGACAGGAGCAGCTTCTTTAGTGTCATGTTCTCTCCATATTCGACCATCAACGTAAATGAGGTTCCGTAACTACGTACTTTCATTTTCGTAATTCATTCATAAGTACTACTATATATTAATGAACAACATATTCACTGCCTGCaagtgtatatatattaattaattaatttttctatcaCATATATTATTGtgtaacaaataattataattttattattgtataaactatttatcaactttgataataattaatcttcctaaaaaaaatagactaataatttttagtgagtttttcttttttttatttatatttttttcattcaaaagacttgaatttaaaattttatttttacggaaatcaaattcaataccactcaaattaataattcaaataatatgatactttattaaaatgattataaTTCTTGAGAAAATGATCCAATTTTAGTTAGCTTCTTGAaggtttgaaaaataaataaactcctgattgtttctgtttctttctatccaatattttaaaaattaaaacacatatATAGTAAAAGattacatataataatatagataaaaGTAGAAATGAACCAAACGATCAATTAGTAGATATTCTGAAACTTTATCCTCGGCCAATCTCCCGGCTACTGTAGTAATCTGTGGAAATAAGCTACTTCCTGTCATTATGTAATTAAATACTGAGGGCAGTTGGGGTGCAGTGTACTTAACACATTGCCATATGTATATATCATGCGGATTTTGCAAATATAATAACAACTGCATCATCATTGTTTAGAGTATAGGGAAGATTATGATCTATTGATACACAAAAGTCCAACCATCTCTGCTCCTGGTGCCAAAAATGATCGTTCGTACACACGCATCGTTGTTACCCTTTGTGGCCTTGTACAACACGATAGTAAAGCAAACCACTAAGCAATTCTCGACAGGCTTGAAAATATGCTGGTCACGGTGTTAATAATTATCAATTCGATCTTCCTCAATAATATATGTGACAccactcccttttttttttactcttttttacggtgttaattattttctttctattatAGTCTATTAACCCTTCCTATTCATTTGATTTTCAAACACCATTTAGGGCCTTTTAGTGAATGCCCTTTACCTGTGTTAAGAAATGAGGtttgatggtttttttttctccaaaattaCAAATCCGTTTCAGTGCATGAATTGGAGTAGGATGGAGAATGTAAAACATCCCCACCCACATTCCTGATACATATTATTATTGGATGCAAGGTCATGGTTATTCTTTCTAGTCTAACTCCATTTATTACCTTTGTCTTTTGCATCCATTCTTTCTCCATCCACTCAATGCTGTTTGCCTTCCCCCCTCTACTACTATCACCTTTTACCACTTAATTATCAGCTTTTCATCACTCTCTCActcactctctttctctctctctctctcacacacacacactatatCTGTTTGTCGCTCTCCCCTTGTGACTCACTTTCAATTAGGGTTTCCTCTTTAGGAGTGCTCCATCCTTTAACAAATCTGAGGCTTATACCTCTCGTTGGCTTTAGGCTACTTTGTCTCGAGAGGGAAAAAGAGAACAGCTTCTCAAAGACCTCCAACAAGGGAAAAAAGGTACTTCCCTTTTAGTTCATCTTATATACCAAAGAAACCTACATCAAAAACAGGTAAAATCATGTTTATGTGTTGTGCTGCTTTCTTCTCTACTCCTTTTCTTTATGCATATATAGTTCTTTCTCTGTTTGTGTGTCTTTCAAGTAAAGTAAGTAAAACGATGCTTTTTTAGGGCTTTTCcatttttatggttttttttgtATGCAGTCATGAAATACTATCATGGCTTGTTGCAGAAGCCAGATCCCTACTAGCTTGATcgacttatttaatattttcagaAGGAAATTATGACTTGCTACCTCGTCATGCAGCTCAATTAATTCTTCAGCAGAAGAAACATTTATACAGATAAAGTGTTATTTTCACCGCAGTGTATAAACATTCAATATATAATGTTTCCTGAGATAAGGTAAAAATAAAGCAGAAGAAACAAACCCATAAACTTAAGGAGAAATTCAGAGTAACACTTTGAAGATAACATGCTTAAAATTAAGAATTCTTtactgattcttttttatttatttttgccatgaacagaaaaagaaaaagaaaaagaggaaagaaggaaaacacATCTTTTTCAGAAAAGGAAATAAGCAAGGATAAAgataatcatatataatattttatacttgAAAGCGACAACGAATCTTTGAATTTATGCTAGCCAGCATATATAATCTTGTTGCATGTATATATGTACATATGTAAAGAAAGAGTGGGAGTTAAGGGTTGTTTGTCTGGGAAGATTTTGGAGAGATGAATAAAAGCCTCAAGGGTAATCACTAATGATATATAATAGGACTAATACTATTCCAATTGTAAGTCCTtagaaaagctttttctgacTACTATAGTATCACTGATATATGTATTCTGCAACCATAATAATGAAGATCCGAGAACAAAGAATAGTGGAATACATTAAggcttatattaaaaaaaaaaagtggaatacATATTAAGAGGTGCAACTAAACTTGCATCAGATCCAGTTTTTGGACCATATTCATCTTTGATATACATTAAGAAGTTAGAATATAGAACTGCTTACTGAAGAACTTGAGATAGATATGAAGTTTGTTGTTTGTTGGTTTCATGCCAGTCTTTCTCTAGTGCAGGGAAAATGGCATCATCCAGCTCTTACAACTCTCCATGTGCAGCCTGCAAGTTCTTGAGGAGGAAATGCATGCCAGGATGCATCTTTGCGCCATACTTCCCACCCGAAGAGCCTCAAAAGTTCGCAAACGTCCACAAAATCTTTGGTGCCAGCAACGTAACCAAGCTCCTCAATGAACTCCTCCCTCACCAGAGGGAGGATGCAGTGAACTCCCTCGCCTATGAGGCAGAGGCACGTGTGAGGGACCCAGTTTATGGCTGTGTAGGAGCCATCTCTTTCCTTCAGAGACAAGTCCAAAGGCTCCAAAAGGAGCTTGATGCTGCAAATGCTGATCTGCTACGCTATTCTTACACTGACATCACTCCAGCATCACTTTCTGTGCCACCAGGACTTGCTTCATTTCACCATGTTCCCCAGAGGCAGTTTAGTGCAAGATTTGGCAACGAATTAGCAAGTGGGTTTTATCGCCACCAGTCTACTACTGCTACTGCTTATTCCTTTCCTTATGCTCTTCCTTGGACTGATACCTCCTCGGAGGATATCAGTGAGGGAGCAGGAGGAGGAGGTAATTTGTGAAAATTAAGTTTGCAGTATTAACCCTTCTAGGGTTTTATGCTTTTTGAGGCGTGGCCTGCAATATTCTGATGATGGTGTggtgttattatattatatgtgtCTATTTTGGACTCTTGGCTAGCTGTGTAGCCTTAGTGCTGGACTCTTCTACTTCTAGCTATGAgactcttaattttatttgtttcctttgatgactTTGTATTGTTTAAAAACTTGTAGCCAGGGAGTTAGGTAGTCTTTTTCTTTAGAGCCTAAAATAAGTTGGTAGAACATGCATAGTGTAATGTATGTGGCTACTAGACCTCTTATTGTGTATTGATGCAACTCTAGGCATGTGCAATGTGAAGCTGAGTTGACATGTTTCTCGGTcatattgttttttatgattaaaaacaaGTAAGCAGTAACATTAGTTAGTTGTAACGCCTAATAAGTAAAAACTATGGTTTAGACTCTTGGTCCAACTCAGGCTATATATTCCTGCCTGGTTTTCCTAGTCTTATTTGTGGACCacccttttaattatttttgtgtttttacatCTAATTAGTAATTACCAGGTTTATATAGGTGATTCTAACCTAGATTCGAATTCTTAAACCATCCGTTGTGAGttcacataaaattataattttccttgCCTTAGTAATTTCCCCAAGTATTAATACTGTCAAGACTTTTGAGGGGATCGAGTTAATTACTtgcaatatataataaatgtcACAGTCACTGCAGACACAAAGACAAGATATTAAGCTCCAGTTCAGCTATCATGTATGTAGTTTTCATGTAAAAGTATGTCTTCCTGATCATATAATCCAACACATCATCATGTTGCTAGCCAGCCATATCTTTTAGAATTTTGAAGAGATACATTGAGCTAGTAGCATCGGGTATGGTGTTCGATGAACTCAACTAACAGGAAAAACGAGCAGTGTTTTTTCTGAACTTGTGTCTCTGCTGTAATCTAAGCTAGTTTGAATTGTAGTTTTCATCATGTACTGAGAAAAAGGTAAGATGATGAATATCTCGGTCTAAAACATTGTCTTCCCGTGAGACTGAGGCTTAGCTCCATCTCCACTTTTCTTTAGTCATAAAATATCTGAAATAGTGAGCCACAGTCGCTGTCCTTGTTGGATCCAATACATAAAGTAATGCTAGTAGTAGTTCATACATCCTTAGGGTTTTcagcttttctttctctctctctctctctctttcatctaTATCCTTCGAAGATATATATATGTACCCTGCAGGGTAGCCCTTCGAAACTGTTGCTATCCACCACCAACACCACCTCCAGACAATACTGTGAAACAGTATGAATGTGACcccctctccctctctctcataTACTGCAGCTACATTGACAACAACTTGCATGcattcaaattaatataaattattttagattgtAACTATATAGATATAAAAATGTTATGTACGTAGCTTCATTGAATATAATTGGAAAACATTAATTGCCTTTATACATCTTCATTGGATTGTTTTTATCTAGGCAAATGTTAGTTTGCAATTTGGCAGGTAAAATTCTGATCCGATCCTGGTGAGATCAGAATCCCAGAAGTTgcagcattaaaaaaaaataaaaaatcttaatccCAGTGAAAAAATATAGCTAGGCATAGGGTTAGGGTTTTTTATTTCCACGATCAATTCAGTTCCCTGAAGAAAAGCAACGAAACCTTTCATCTTACCAAAAGAAAGCAAGCGGGTCATTCATTTAATCCTATATACGTGTAATTATAAATCATCAAGCTACAAAGTTAGCCTAAttgtatagtttttattttcttccaaagataagaagaaagaaagaggagGAGAACTTCAATTGAAATCATGAAAATTGGAACAACCCTTCGATtatttatctctctctctctctctaaattatgaataatattCATGTGTCTTTGCAGTCTCAGTGGTAAGTACAGAGCTAAATGCTGAAAACATCTTCTGTTTCTCCCTTCAGTTTTTGTCAGTCACTTTATTTACACCCTCTCTCAGCACTCAGCAGACAGCACACAGACACTGTTACTCTcattaaaatcaagaaaaagtCAGAAGCCACCCTCCTCCCCCCACCCTCTCTTCTCTTGTGCTTGAAAGAATATAAGGGACACGAGCGAGAGAGAGTCACATCCATATTAAGACCTCCAATTCATaaccttctctttcttttctcactCTATAATATATGATATGACTATGACTGTGAGAGTCACCCTGACCCGGCTTTCCTCCTCGAGATCACCAAAGGCCTCaaccttttctttcttggaatTTTTTGTGAAGCAAATCTAATCCCTGATCAACTTTCACTCAGAATATCTCCCCCCTTACACCGTCAAGTCCCTTTTAATGGGTATAAATAAGATTAGATTATAGCAATATTGCGGTTGGAACtaataaaaagtttaataaataattttttttttttggcgaaTGAATAAATAACCAAAGGAAATTAAGGGGTGTGAatgttatatatacatacactgTTGTGGCTCAGAGAAAAAAGTGAGTATGGCTTTCTGAACTTGTTGTTTCTCTGAATGAATGCAATAGTTATAATTTCAGAATCCATCAAACCCATCAATCTTCTTCACTCTCTGCAGTACTAAGACGTGGAAAAGAAGCAAAGAGCAGGTGAAAATTTGCAGGGTGAAGTTATTAGAAAGGACAAGCAAAGCATGTGGGGAGGGGGGTGGGGGGGTCCTATCCCTATTTAAGCCCCCACAACAAATTCTTTATGTCCTCGTGCACCTAAGAAAAGCCCACAATGGGTCCAGGGACTTGTATCTTTCGCGTTATGTGGTTTAATTtccacacactctctctctcacacacacacagacccaAACATGTGTACTAATGTACTTCGTCATTCGTCACATTATGGTCAAGAGAGACAAACGAGTCTATTGTCACCCTAATAGTATTTACAGACAGTCGTTGAGACAAGTATACGTGCACATATGATGTGTCCATTTCAATTGTATGTACCAAAAATATTCCAAGGTCTGAAAAAGCATAACTCAAACTGCTAATTAATGAAATTGGTCATCATTCATAAGGTGACTGTGAGTCTTGATAATAACGTATATATCATGACTGGGTTTTATTACACTTGCCATCTTCATTTGAACATCATTTTCATACCCTTGTAATTCATTTCAAATTTATGCATGTGAAGTTTTATATACGGCTTGAAGAATGCATACCTTCAAAGTTCTTCACATTTTGTCCTAGTCATTGAAGCATCTATAAATGCTCATGAGTGTAAACAAATAAATCATCCCAAATGCATAATTAAGCTATTGTTGATGTAaagatcaaataatattaatcctCTACATATCGCCTTGTTTATATAAAAGGGCTGTTCATAATTAAGCTATCGCATTGTATTAGgtcatttaaaaatgaaaaatcttccCAATCCGGAATAAATCTagactaaaaaacaaaaaaggaggtCTATATAAGGAAATTGACTAGTTTTACTAGCACATGATATACACATTTAGATGACATGATAGTTGCTACTTGCTATTGAAATTATGAAACTTTTCCATCCTTAGGTTAGAGCAATTATAAAGCTTTCCATAATGTTATGATTGTTAatgaaatttatgaattttatttacaCAAACgtatctaagtttttttttatttttattttaaaatggctGAACTTGATTTAaggaaattcatatatataaattatacccgtttggttacatttttttttggttgtaaaaatcacttattttttttaattttttttatcacttttagAAGTTTTTCATAGAAttgtttcagtttttaaaaataatcataagttTAAAGGAatctaaaaatgattaaaatcagaaactattttaaatagtttctcataaaatcaattgttttaaaaaaaatgaattttacgtggtaaataaacataaattagttttttttaatctctaaaaaataaatactagattattttaaatcaaaatcatttttttaatttgtaagaaACTGGTTCTTAATTTCTGATTTACTataaatgaaaatcaaaatatttattgaaggaGGAAGGGGGACGCCGAGATCATTCATATGGTACAGTTCTTATCACTCACTTATTAAGTCGTtagtcaaacttttttttt
This region of Glycine soja cultivar W05 chromosome 17, ASM419377v2, whole genome shotgun sequence genomic DNA includes:
- the LOC114393280 gene encoding LOB domain-containing protein 25-like; the protein is MASSSSYNSPCAACKFLRRKCMPGCIFAPYFPPEEPQKFANVHKIFGASNVTKLLNELLPHQREDAVNSLAYEAEARVRDPVYGCVGAISFLQRQVQRLQKELDAANADLLRYSYTDITPASLSVPPGLASFHHVPQRQFSARFGNELASGFYRHQSTTATAYSFPYALPWTDTSSEDISEGAGGGGNL